A window of the Deinococcus gobiensis I-0 genome harbors these coding sequences:
- the rpsJ gene encoding 30S ribosomal protein S10 — MVAPKIRIKLRGFDHKALDQSASKIVDTVRRTGADVSGPVPLPTRIRRFCVLRSPFVNKDSREHFEIRTHNRLVDIMNPTKKTIDSLMTLDLPTGVDIEIKTVGGRA, encoded by the coding sequence ATGGTTGCCCCGAAGATCCGTATCAAACTGCGTGGCTTTGACCACAAGGCGCTCGACCAGTCCGCCAGCAAGATCGTGGACACCGTGCGCCGCACCGGCGCGGACGTGAGCGGCCCCGTGCCCCTCCCTACCCGCATCCGCCGCTTCTGCGTGCTGCGTTCGCCCTTCGTAAACAAGGACAGCCGCGAGCACTTCGAGATCCGCACCCACAACCGTCTGGTGGACATCATGAACCCCACCAAGAAGACCATCGACAGCCTGATGACCCTGGACCTGCCGACCGGTGTGGACATCGAGATCAAGACCGTCGGGGGCCGCGCATGA
- the rplF gene encoding 50S ribosomal protein L6, which yields MSRIGRQPIAVPSGVTVNAQAGMFKVKGPKGELTVPYNNELTVRQDGEQLLVERPSDAQRHRALHGLTRTLVANAVKGVSDGFTINLELRGVGYRARLAGKNLELTIGYSHPVVIEPPAGVSFTVPEPTRIDVSGIDKQLVGQVAANVRKVRKPDAYHGKGVRFVGEQIALKAGKAGATGGKGKK from the coding sequence ATGTCCCGTATCGGTAGACAACCCATCGCTGTGCCCAGCGGCGTGACCGTGAACGCCCAGGCCGGCATGTTCAAGGTCAAGGGCCCCAAGGGCGAACTGACGGTGCCCTACAACAACGAGCTGACCGTGCGCCAGGACGGCGAGCAGCTGCTCGTCGAGCGTCCCAGCGACGCCCAGCGCCACCGTGCCCTGCACGGCCTGACCCGTACCCTGGTCGCCAACGCGGTCAAGGGCGTGTCGGACGGCTTCACCATCAACCTCGAGCTGCGCGGCGTGGGTTACCGTGCGCGCCTCGCGGGCAAGAACCTCGAACTGACCATCGGCTACAGCCACCCGGTCGTGATTGAGCCGCCCGCCGGCGTGAGCTTCACCGTGCCTGAACCCACCCGTATCGACGTGAGCGGCATCGACAAGCAGCTCGTCGGTCAGGTGGCGGCAAATGTCCGCAAGGTGCGCAAGCCCGACGCCTACCACGGCAAGGGTGTGCGCTTCGTCGGCGAGCAGATCGCCCTCAAGGCTGGTAAGGCCGGTGCCACCGGCGGGAAAGGGAAGAAATAA
- the rplP gene encoding 50S ribosomal protein L16: MLLPKRTKFRKQHRGRMTGDTKGGDYVAFGDFGLIALEPAWIKSNQIEACRIVMSRHFRRGGKIYIRIFPDKPVTKKPAETRMGKGKGAVEYWVSVVKPGRVMFEVSGVTEEQAKEAFRLAGHKLPIQTKMVKREVYDEAQ, from the coding sequence ATGCTTCTCCCGAAGCGCACCAAATTCCGTAAGCAGCACCGCGGCCGCATGACCGGCGACACCAAGGGCGGCGACTACGTGGCCTTCGGCGACTTCGGTCTGATCGCGCTGGAGCCTGCCTGGATCAAGAGCAACCAGATTGAGGCCTGCCGCATCGTGATGAGCCGTCACTTCCGCCGCGGCGGTAAGATCTACATCCGCATCTTCCCCGACAAGCCCGTGACCAAGAAGCCCGCCGAAACCCGAATGGGTAAGGGGAAGGGCGCCGTGGAGTACTGGGTGAGCGTCGTGAAGCCGGGCCGCGTGATGTTCGAGGTTTCCGGCGTGACCGAGGAGCAGGCCAAGGAAGCCTTCCGCCTCGCCGGTCACAAGCTGCCCATCCAGACCAAGATGGTCAAGCGCGAGGTCTACGATGAAGCCCAGTGA
- the rpsC gene encoding 30S ribosomal protein S3 codes for MGNKINPNGFRLGITRGWNSRWYAGKKQYAGLLKEDEKIRKLVDKKLSAAGIARVEIERAGQQVNVIISAAKPGIVIGKGGESIKELRGDIERLVSAGTVAVNVAEIPNPNISAPLVALRIAEQIERRFAFRRAMKQAAQRVMESGARGVKVVLSGRLGGAEQARTEKVLEGRVPLHTLRADIDYGTALARTTYGILGIKVLVFNGEVIGGKTETFARPQRRDNERRQGEGDRPNRRRPTARRRTGGE; via the coding sequence ATGGGTAACAAGATCAACCCCAACGGCTTCCGCCTGGGCATCACCCGTGGCTGGAACAGCCGCTGGTACGCCGGCAAGAAGCAGTACGCCGGCCTGCTCAAGGAAGACGAGAAGATCCGCAAGCTCGTCGACAAGAAGCTGTCGGCCGCCGGCATCGCCCGCGTCGAGATCGAGCGCGCTGGCCAGCAGGTCAACGTGATCATCAGCGCGGCCAAGCCGGGCATCGTGATCGGCAAGGGCGGCGAGAGCATCAAGGAGCTGCGCGGCGACATCGAGCGTCTGGTGTCGGCGGGAACGGTGGCCGTGAACGTCGCCGAGATCCCCAACCCCAACATCAGCGCGCCCCTGGTGGCCCTGCGCATCGCCGAGCAGATCGAGCGCCGTTTCGCGTTCCGCCGCGCCATGAAGCAGGCTGCGCAGCGCGTGATGGAGTCGGGCGCCCGCGGCGTCAAGGTGGTCCTGTCGGGCCGCCTCGGCGGCGCCGAGCAGGCCCGCACCGAGAAGGTCCTCGAAGGCCGCGTGCCCCTGCACACCCTGCGCGCCGACATCGACTACGGTACCGCGCTGGCCCGCACCACCTACGGCATCCTGGGCATCAAGGTCCTGGTGTTCAACGGTGAAGTGATCGGCGGCAAGACCGAAACCTTCGCCCGCCCGCAGCGCCGTGACAACGAGCGCCGTCAGGGTGAGGGCGACCGTCCCAACCGCCGTCGTCCTACCGCCCGCCGGCGCACCGGAGGTGAATGA
- the rpsE gene encoding 30S ribosomal protein S5: MTFNRRNDRNAERESSEFEEKMLFVNRTSKTYQGGRRFRFAALVILGDRNGRVGMGIGKAKEVPVAIEKAKAIARKNMISVPVENGTIPHDIVGVNSTSRVLLKPASPGTGVIAGTVPRSIAELAGITNMLSKELGSRNKVNVAYAVFDGFKNLRTAKQVRALRGTEAPAQTAGGAQ, translated from the coding sequence TTGACTTTTAATCGTCGTAACGACCGCAACGCGGAGCGTGAGAGCAGCGAATTCGAAGAGAAGATGCTGTTCGTCAACCGCACCTCCAAGACCTACCAGGGCGGACGCCGTTTCCGCTTCGCCGCGCTCGTGATCCTGGGTGACCGCAACGGTCGCGTGGGCATGGGGATCGGCAAGGCTAAGGAAGTGCCGGTCGCCATCGAGAAGGCCAAGGCGATCGCCCGCAAGAACATGATCAGCGTGCCCGTCGAGAACGGCACGATTCCCCACGACATCGTGGGTGTGAACAGCACGAGCCGCGTGCTGCTGAAGCCCGCCAGCCCCGGTACGGGCGTGATCGCGGGTACCGTGCCCCGTTCCATCGCCGAACTCGCGGGCATCACCAACATGCTCTCGAAGGAACTCGGCAGCCGCAACAAGGTGAACGTGGCTTACGCCGTGTTCGACGGCTTCAAGAACCTGCGCACCGCCAAGCAGGTCCGCGCCCTGCGCGGCACCGAGGCGCCGGCGCAGACCGCAGGAGGCGCGCAGTGA
- the rpsH gene encoding 30S ribosomal protein S8: protein MLSDPIADMLTRIRNATRTHKETVNIPASKFKEQLAKLLVQEGYVQSVERLRPEGEKFDVLRVTLKYGAKREQVIKHIERISRPGRRAYVSADNLPRVQRGLGLAVVSTSRGLLPDREARKQGVGGEVICVLW, encoded by the coding sequence ATGTTGAGTGATCCCATCGCGGACATGCTCACGCGCATTCGCAACGCGACGCGTACCCACAAGGAGACCGTCAACATCCCGGCCTCCAAATTCAAGGAGCAGCTCGCCAAGCTGCTCGTGCAGGAAGGCTACGTCCAGAGCGTCGAGCGCCTGCGCCCCGAAGGCGAGAAGTTCGATGTGCTGCGCGTCACCCTGAAGTACGGTGCCAAGCGTGAGCAGGTCATCAAGCACATCGAGCGCATCTCCCGCCCCGGCCGCCGCGCCTACGTGAGCGCCGACAACCTGCCGCGCGTGCAGCGTGGCCTGGGCCTGGCCGTCGTGTCGACGAGCCGTGGCCTGCTTCCCGACCGCGAAGCCCGCAAGCAGGGTGTAGGCGGCGAAGTCATCTGCGTTCTCTGGTAA
- a CDS encoding 50S ribosomal protein L23 produces the protein MSHYDIIQAPVISEKAYAGMERGVYSFWVSPKATKTEIKNAVQKAFDVKVVGISTMNVPGKRKRVGRFFGVRADRKKAIVRLADGQTIAALEGQA, from the coding sequence ATGAGCCACTACGACATCATTCAGGCTCCGGTCATCAGCGAGAAGGCCTACGCCGGCATGGAACGCGGCGTGTACTCCTTCTGGGTGAGCCCCAAGGCCACCAAGACCGAGATCAAGAACGCCGTGCAGAAGGCGTTCGACGTGAAGGTTGTCGGGATCAGCACCATGAACGTGCCCGGCAAGCGCAAGCGCGTGGGCCGTTTCTTCGGCGTGCGTGCCGACCGCAAGAAGGCCATCGTCCGCCTCGCCGACGGCCAGACCATCGCTGCCCTCGAAGGCCAGGCCTAA
- the rpsQ gene encoding 30S ribosomal protein S17: MKKTFTGVVVSDKADKTVSVKVERRFAHPLYGKVVTRSHKYAAHDENNEYKIGDRVEIIAVRPISKTKTWKVTKLIERPRGIETTAVETELAGGEA; this comes from the coding sequence ATGAAGAAGACCTTTACGGGCGTCGTGGTGAGCGACAAGGCCGACAAGACGGTCAGCGTCAAGGTCGAGCGCCGCTTCGCTCACCCCCTGTACGGCAAGGTCGTGACCCGCAGCCACAAGTACGCGGCCCACGACGAGAACAACGAGTACAAGATCGGTGACCGCGTCGAGATCATCGCCGTGCGCCCCATCAGCAAGACCAAGACCTGGAAGGTCACCAAGCTGATCGAGCGTCCGCGCGGCATTGAGACCACCGCTGTCGAGACTGAACTGGCCGGAGGCGAAGCATGA
- the rplR gene encoding 50S ribosomal protein L18 yields MSAQTTVRRKLRTRRKVRVAAAERPRLSVFRSSKHIYAQIIDDSKGVTLASASSAAVKTGTKTDTAAAVGKALAEAATAKGVTKVVFDRGAYRYHGRVKALADAAREGGLDF; encoded by the coding sequence ATGTCCGCACAGACGACCGTCCGCCGCAAGCTGCGCACCCGCCGCAAGGTCCGCGTGGCTGCTGCCGAGCGTCCGCGCCTCAGCGTGTTCCGCTCCAGCAAGCACATCTACGCCCAGATCATCGACGACAGCAAGGGCGTGACCCTGGCCTCGGCCAGCAGCGCCGCCGTCAAGACGGGCACCAAGACCGACACTGCGGCCGCTGTGGGCAAGGCCCTGGCCGAAGCCGCCACCGCCAAGGGTGTCACGAAGGTCGTTTTTGACCGTGGGGCGTACCGTTACCACGGACGCGTGAAGGCGCTCGCAGACGCGGCGCGGGAGGGTGGCCTTGACTTTTAA
- a CDS encoding type Z 30S ribosomal protein S14 has product MANTSKVVKAERGHKFAVQNYNRCSRCGRARGYYRFFGMCRICIREMAHKGELPGVKKSSW; this is encoded by the coding sequence ATGGCGAACACCTCGAAAGTTGTCAAGGCGGAGCGCGGCCACAAGTTTGCCGTGCAGAACTACAACCGCTGCTCACGCTGTGGCCGCGCCCGTGGCTACTACCGCTTCTTCGGCATGTGCCGCATCTGCATCCGCGAGATGGCGCACAAGGGCGAACTGCCCGGCGTGAAGAAGAGCAGCTGGTAA
- the rplD gene encoding 50S ribosomal protein L4, which translates to MAQINVIGQNGGRQIDLELPEVNVGVLHDVVTWQLASRRRGTASTKTRAQVARTGKKMFSQKGTGNARHGDRTVPTFVGGGVAFGPKPRSYGFTLPRKVRQLGLAMALADRQQTGKLIAVDGFGLDGKTKGFVAWAAQNGMDGTEKVLIVTDDVQARQAARNVPWVSVLPVAGINAYDILRHDRLVIDAAALEVADEEGEAQA; encoded by the coding sequence ATGGCGCAGATCAACGTGATCGGCCAGAACGGTGGTCGTCAGATCGACCTCGAACTGCCCGAAGTGAATGTGGGCGTGCTGCACGACGTCGTGACCTGGCAGCTCGCCAGCCGCCGCCGCGGCACCGCGAGCACCAAGACCCGCGCGCAGGTGGCCCGCACCGGCAAGAAGATGTTCTCCCAGAAGGGCACCGGTAACGCTCGCCACGGCGACCGCACCGTCCCGACCTTCGTGGGCGGCGGCGTGGCCTTCGGCCCCAAGCCCCGCAGCTACGGCTTCACGCTGCCCCGCAAGGTGCGTCAGCTGGGCCTCGCGATGGCGCTGGCCGACCGTCAGCAGACCGGCAAGCTCATCGCGGTCGACGGCTTCGGCCTCGACGGCAAGACCAAGGGCTTCGTCGCCTGGGCCGCGCAGAACGGCATGGACGGTACCGAGAAGGTCCTGATCGTCACCGACGACGTGCAGGCCCGTCAGGCCGCCCGCAACGTACCCTGGGTCAGCGTGCTGCCCGTCGCCGGCATCAACGCCTACGACATCCTGCGTCACGACCGCCTGGTGATCGACGCGGCCGCCCTCGAAGTGGCCGACGAAGAAGGGGAGGCGCAAGCATGA
- the rplV gene encoding 50S ribosomal protein L22, protein MTAPADTNAAPAFRNKKQRKQQVKLRRPGYAVAKYVRISPRKVRLVVDVIRGKSVRDAEDLLRFIPRAASEPVAKVLNSAKHNALHNDEMLEDRLVITAAYVDAGPTLKRLIPRARGSANIIKKRTSHITIVVGEREAGRKGSK, encoded by the coding sequence ATGACCGCTCCTGCCGATACCAACGCCGCGCCCGCCTTCCGCAACAAGAAGCAGCGCAAGCAGCAGGTCAAGCTGCGCCGTCCCGGCTACGCCGTGGCGAAGTACGTCCGCATCAGCCCCCGCAAGGTGCGTCTCGTGGTCGACGTAATCCGTGGCAAGTCGGTGCGTGACGCCGAAGACCTGCTGCGCTTCATCCCCCGCGCGGCCAGCGAGCCTGTCGCCAAGGTGCTCAACAGCGCCAAGCACAACGCGCTGCACAACGACGAGATGCTCGAAGACCGCCTCGTCATCACGGCGGCCTACGTGGACGCCGGCCCGACCCTCAAGCGCCTGATTCCTCGGGCGCGCGGCAGCGCGAACATCATCAAGAAGCGCACCAGCCACATCACCATCGTCGTGGGCGAGCGCGAAGCTGGCCGCAAGGGGAGCAAGTAA
- the rplB gene encoding 50S ribosomal protein L2 → MAVKKYRPYTPSRRQMTTADFSGLTKKRPEKALTEALPKTGGRNNRGRITSRFIGGGHKRLYRIIDFKRRDKAGVTAKVAAIEYDPNRSARIALLHYADGEKRYILAPEGLVVGATVNAGPEAEPRLGNALPLRFVPVGAVVHALELVPGKGAQLARSAGTSVQVQGKESDYVIVRLPSGELRRIHSECYATLGAVGNAEHKNIVIGKAGRSRWLGQKPHQRGSAMNPVDHPHGGGEGRTSAGRTPVSPWGQPSKGLKTRRKRKVSDRFIITRRGGK, encoded by the coding sequence ATGGCCGTCAAGAAATATCGTCCCTATACCCCGTCGCGTCGCCAGATGACGACGGCGGATTTCAGCGGACTGACCAAGAAGCGCCCCGAGAAGGCGCTGACCGAAGCCCTGCCCAAGACGGGTGGCCGCAACAACCGTGGACGCATCACCAGCCGCTTCATCGGCGGCGGTCACAAGCGCCTGTACCGCATCATCGACTTCAAGCGCCGTGACAAGGCGGGCGTGACCGCCAAGGTCGCCGCCATCGAGTACGATCCCAACCGCAGCGCCCGCATCGCCCTGCTGCACTACGCCGACGGCGAGAAGCGCTACATCCTGGCCCCCGAAGGCCTGGTCGTGGGCGCGACCGTGAACGCCGGCCCCGAGGCCGAGCCGCGCCTGGGCAACGCCCTGCCGCTGCGCTTCGTGCCGGTGGGCGCCGTGGTCCACGCGCTGGAACTCGTGCCCGGTAAGGGCGCGCAGCTGGCCCGCAGCGCCGGTACCAGCGTGCAGGTGCAGGGCAAGGAAAGCGACTACGTGATCGTGCGCCTGCCCAGCGGCGAGCTTCGCCGCATCCACAGCGAGTGCTACGCCACCCTGGGTGCCGTGGGCAACGCCGAGCACAAGAACATCGTGATCGGTAAGGCCGGCCGCAGCCGCTGGCTCGGGCAGAAGCCGCATCAGCGCGGCAGCGCCATGAACCCGGTGGACCACCCACACGGCGGCGGTGAAGGCCGCACGAGCGCGGGCCGCACGCCGGTCAGCCCCTGGGGTCAGCCCAGCAAGGGTCTCAAGACCCGCCGTAAGCGGAAGGTCAGCGACCGCTTCATCATCACCCGCCGCGGCGGGAAGTAA
- the rpmC gene encoding 50S ribosomal protein L29, with protein sequence MKPSEMRNLPAADFDKEIENRKKELMELRFQAAMGNLAQPHRVRQLRREVAQLNTIRTELGKGEQA encoded by the coding sequence ATGAAGCCCAGTGAAATGCGTAACCTGCCGGCTGCCGATTTCGACAAGGAAATCGAGAACCGCAAGAAGGAACTGATGGAGCTGCGCTTCCAGGCCGCCATGGGCAACCTGGCCCAGCCGCACCGCGTCCGGCAGCTCCGCCGTGAAGTGGCTCAGCTCAACACCATCCGGACCGAGCTGGGCAAGGGAGAGCAGGCATGA
- the rpmD gene encoding 50S ribosomal protein L30 has translation MKITLKRSVIGRPGYQVNTVKALGLKKIGDSREVNDTPALRGMVKTVQHLLEVQE, from the coding sequence GTGAAGATTACCCTCAAGCGCAGCGTCATCGGCCGCCCTGGTTACCAGGTGAACACGGTCAAGGCGCTGGGTCTCAAGAAGATCGGCGACAGCCGCGAAGTCAATGACACGCCCGCCCTGCGCGGCATGGTCAAGACCGTTCAGCATCTGCTGGAGGTGCAGGAATGA
- the rplX gene encoding 50S ribosomal protein L24, with protein MHVKKGDTVIVLSGKHRGQTGKVLLALPRDQKVVVEGVNVITKNVKPSPANPQGGQERRELALHASKVAIVDPETGKATRIRKQIVDGKKVRVAVGSGKVID; from the coding sequence CTGCACGTCAAGAAGGGTGACACCGTCATCGTCCTGAGCGGCAAGCACCGCGGCCAGACCGGCAAGGTGCTGCTCGCCCTGCCGCGCGACCAGAAAGTCGTCGTGGAAGGCGTGAACGTCATCACCAAGAACGTCAAGCCCAGCCCGGCCAACCCCCAGGGCGGCCAGGAGCGGCGCGAGCTGGCCCTGCACGCCAGCAAGGTCGCCATCGTCGACCCCGAGACCGGCAAGGCCACGCGCATCCGCAAGCAGATCGTGGACGGCAAGAAGGTCCGCGTCGCGGTCGGCAGCGGCAAGGTCATCGACTGA
- the rplE gene encoding 50S ribosomal protein L5 → MQQLKQKYNEQVRPQLMQQFGYSSVMAVPRIEKIVVNEGLGSSKEDSKAIDKAAKELGLITLQKPIVTKAKKSISNFKLRQGMPVGIKVTLRNERMYVFLEKLINIGLPRIRDFRGINPNAFDGRGNYNLGIREQLIFPEITYDMVDKVRGMDITIVTTAKTDEEARALLQAMGLPFRK, encoded by the coding sequence ATGCAGCAGCTCAAGCAGAAGTACAACGAGCAGGTCCGCCCGCAGCTCATGCAGCAGTTCGGCTACTCCAGCGTGATGGCCGTGCCCCGCATCGAGAAGATCGTCGTCAACGAGGGTCTGGGCAGCAGCAAGGAAGACAGCAAGGCCATCGACAAGGCGGCCAAGGAACTGGGCCTGATCACCCTTCAGAAGCCGATCGTCACCAAGGCCAAGAAGAGCATCAGCAACTTCAAGCTGCGTCAGGGCATGCCCGTGGGCATCAAGGTCACGCTGCGCAACGAGCGCATGTACGTGTTCCTCGAAAAGCTGATCAACATCGGCCTGCCCCGCATCCGCGATTTCCGCGGGATCAACCCCAACGCGTTCGACGGCCGTGGCAACTACAACCTCGGCATCCGCGAGCAGCTGATCTTCCCGGAAATCACCTATGATATGGTGGACAAGGTGCGCGGGATGGACATCACCATCGTGACCACCGCGAAGACCGACGAAGAAGCCCGCGCGCTGCTCCAGGCGATGGGTCTTCCCTTCCGCAAGTAA
- the rpsS gene encoding 30S ribosomal protein S19 encodes MPRSLKKGPFVDDHLLKKVDAQNDAKTKRVIKTWSRRSTIVPEMIGHTIAVHNGKQHVPVFVNEQMIGHKLGEFSPTRSYRGHGADKNAKGSKKK; translated from the coding sequence ATGCCCCGTAGCCTCAAAAAAGGGCCGTTCGTGGATGACCACCTCCTGAAGAAGGTGGACGCCCAGAACGACGCCAAGACCAAGCGCGTCATCAAGACCTGGAGCCGCCGCTCCACCATCGTGCCCGAGATGATCGGTCACACCATCGCGGTTCACAACGGCAAGCAGCACGTGCCGGTGTTCGTGAACGAGCAGATGATCGGCCACAAGCTCGGCGAGTTCTCGCCCACCCGCAGCTACCGCGGTCACGGCGCGGACAAGAACGCCAAGGGGAGCAAGAAGAAATGA
- the rplN gene encoding 50S ribosomal protein L14, whose translation MIMPQSRLDVADNSGAREIMCIRVLNSGIGGKGLTTGGGGNKRYAHVGDIIVASVKDAAPRGAVKAGDVVKAVVVRTSHAIKRADGSTIRFDKNAAVIINNQGEPRGTRVFGPVARELRDRRFMKIVSLAPEVL comes from the coding sequence ATGATCATGCCCCAATCCCGCCTGGACGTGGCGGACAACAGCGGCGCGCGCGAGATCATGTGCATCCGTGTGCTGAACAGCGGCATCGGCGGCAAGGGCCTGACGACCGGGGGCGGCGGCAACAAGCGCTACGCCCACGTGGGTGACATCATCGTCGCCAGCGTCAAGGACGCCGCTCCGCGCGGCGCCGTCAAGGCCGGCGACGTGGTCAAGGCCGTGGTCGTGCGCACCAGTCACGCCATCAAGCGTGCCGACGGCAGCACCATCCGCTTCGACAAGAACGCCGCCGTCATCATCAACAACCAGGGCGAGCCCCGCGGCACCCGCGTCTTCGGGCCGGTCGCCCGCGAACTGCGCGACCGCCGCTTCATGAAGATCGTGTCGCTGGCCCCGGAGGTGCTGTAA
- the rplC gene encoding 50S ribosomal protein L3, whose amino-acid sequence MKGILGTKIGMTQIWKGDRAVPVTVVLAGPCPVVQRKSKQTDGYEAVQIGYLPKSEKRVNSPAMGHFKKAGVSPVRFLREFRGFAPEGDTVNVDIFAEGEKIDATGTSKGKGFQGVMKRWNFKGGPASHGSKKWHRRPGSIGQRKTPGRVYKGKRMAGHMGMDRVTVQNLEVVEIRADENLILVKGAIPGANGGLVVLRQAAKGGK is encoded by the coding sequence ATGAAGGGCATCCTCGGCACCAAGATCGGCATGACCCAGATCTGGAAGGGCGACCGCGCCGTTCCCGTGACGGTCGTGCTGGCGGGCCCCTGCCCGGTCGTGCAGCGCAAGAGCAAGCAGACCGACGGCTACGAAGCCGTGCAGATCGGCTACCTGCCCAAGAGCGAGAAGCGCGTGAACAGCCCCGCGATGGGCCACTTCAAGAAGGCCGGCGTTTCGCCCGTGCGCTTCCTGCGTGAGTTCCGCGGCTTCGCTCCCGAAGGCGACACCGTGAACGTGGACATCTTCGCCGAAGGCGAGAAGATCGACGCGACCGGCACCAGCAAGGGTAAGGGCTTCCAGGGCGTCATGAAGCGCTGGAACTTCAAGGGTGGTCCCGCGAGCCACGGCTCGAAGAAGTGGCACCGCCGCCCCGGCTCGATCGGCCAGCGCAAGACGCCCGGCCGCGTGTACAAGGGCAAGCGCATGGCCGGTCACATGGGCATGGACCGCGTGACCGTCCAGAACCTGGAAGTCGTGGAGATCCGCGCCGACGAGAACCTGATTCTCGTCAAGGGTGCGATCCCCGGGGCGAACGGCGGACTCGTCGTGCTGCGCCAGGCTGCCAAGGGAGGCAAGTAA
- the rplO gene encoding 50S ribosomal protein L15, translating into MKLHELKPHAGSRKNRKRVGRGPGGTDKTAGRGHKGQKARSGAGKGAFFEGGRSRLIARLPKRGFNNVGTTYEIVKLSQLAALEGDTFDRASLELAGLVRRKNSPVKLLATGELTRAVTVHVDAASAAAIQAVEAAGGRVVLPEAASETAEKAE; encoded by the coding sequence ATGAAACTCCACGAGCTCAAGCCGCACGCCGGCAGCCGCAAGAACCGCAAGCGCGTGGGCCGTGGCCCCGGCGGGACCGACAAGACTGCCGGCCGTGGTCACAAGGGCCAGAAAGCCCGCAGCGGCGCCGGCAAGGGGGCCTTCTTCGAAGGGGGCCGCAGCCGCCTGATCGCCCGCCTGCCCAAGCGTGGTTTCAACAACGTCGGCACCACCTACGAGATCGTCAAGCTCTCGCAGCTGGCCGCCCTCGAAGGGGACACCTTCGACCGCGCCTCCCTGGAGCTGGCCGGTCTGGTGCGCCGCAAGAACAGCCCCGTCAAGCTGCTGGCGACCGGTGAACTCACCCGCGCCGTGACGGTGCACGTCGACGCCGCGAGCGCGGCCGCCATTCAGGCCGTGGAAGCGGCCGGCGGCCGGGTCGTGCTCCCCGAAGCTGCCAGCGAGACTGCCGAGAAGGCGGAGTAA